One window of the Archangium primigenium genome contains the following:
- a CDS encoding EVE domain-containing protein — translation MAKPQYWLIKSEPSVYAYAQLEREGRTAWTGVRNFEARNNLRAMKPGDLCLYYHSNEDKAVVAVARVLSLPGEDPTAPGENWASVDVGPVVALAQPVALATVKATPQLADFPLLTRSRLSVTPVSGEHFRRVLALGKTKLPAAP, via the coding sequence ATGGCGAAACCCCAGTACTGGTTGATCAAGAGCGAGCCGTCCGTCTACGCCTACGCCCAGCTCGAGCGCGAGGGCCGCACCGCGTGGACGGGCGTGCGCAACTTCGAGGCGCGCAACAACCTCCGGGCGATGAAGCCGGGCGACCTGTGCCTGTACTACCACTCCAACGAGGACAAGGCCGTGGTGGCCGTGGCGCGCGTGCTCTCCCTGCCGGGGGAGGATCCCACCGCTCCGGGCGAGAACTGGGCCTCGGTGGACGTGGGCCCCGTGGTGGCGCTCGCCCAGCCCGTGGCGCTGGCCACCGTGAAGGCCACCCCCCAGCTCGCGGACTTCCCGCTGCTCACGCGCAGCCGCCTGAGCGTCACCCCGGTGAGCGGCGAGCACTTCCGCCGGGTGCTCGCGCTCGGCAAGACGAAGCTGCCCGCGGCCCCGTGA